In Vibrio kanaloae, the genomic stretch TGCCACTGCAACATTCTTTTTCAGGCAGTTCTTCAAAACCATCCCCGACGAACTGCTCGAAGCCGCTCAGTTAGATAACGCAGGCCCATTTCGGTTCTTTGTCGATATCTTACTGCCGCTGTCTAAAACCATGATCGCCGCGATCTTCATCATCATGTTTGTGGTGGGTTGGAACCAGTACTTGTGGCCGATCATGATGACTACCGATGAAGGTTACAACACCATCGTGATGGGTATTAAACAAGTACTCAATAACATCAATGAAACCAGTTTACCGCGCTACGACTATGTATTCGCCATGGTAATTTTAGCCATGTTGCCACCTGTTTTAGTGGTAGTTGTATTTCAACGTTGGTTTGTAAAAGGGCTAGTAGAAAGTGAAAAATAATAACAAAAAGATTCTAATCAAAGACAATCGCATTCAATCACTCGATGAGTACAAGACATCTCACCAAAAAACGGAGGGCACTTCGATGTCAATTCATAATCAAGCGGGCAAAGGACATAAGCACAATCAACCAGTCATGTTAGGTCTTAAGAATTTGGTAAAGACCTACGAAAATGGTCACCGCGCTGTCAAAGATGTGTCGCTTGATATCGATAAAGGTGAGTTCCTTGTATTGGTTGGCCCTTCTGGTTGTGGAAAATCTTCTATCCTACGTTCTATTGCTGGCCTGGAAAGCATCTCTGGTGGTGAAATTCACTTGGGTGGTCGCCGTGTTGATAACGAAAAGCCAGCTCAACGTGATATCGCAATGGTCTTTCAGAACTATGCGCTCTACCCACACATGACGGTGTATAAGAACCTCGCTTATGGCTTAAAGAACCGAGGTGTCAGTCAGCACCTTATTGAAGATAAAATAGAGAAAGTCGCCAAAACGCTGAAAATCGAAGAATACCTAAACCGTAAACCCGCCAAGCTATCCGGAGGTCAACGCCAACGTGTTGCAATGGGACGAGCGATCGTCCGCGACCCACAACTGTTCTTATTTGATGAGCCTCTGTCCAACCTAGATGCATCGCTGCGTGCACACATGAGGTTAGAAATTAAAAAGCTACAGCGCGAACTCGGTGTCACCAGTGTTTACGTGACTCATGACCAAGTTGAAGCAATGACTTTGGCAGATAGAATAGTGGTTCTCAACAAAGGTCAGATTGAACAAGTCGGTACGCCAAGAGAAGTCTACCACCAGCCTGCTAGTGCCTTTGTGGCAAGCTTCATTGGTAGCCCTGCGATGAACTTTTTATCAGCCACAATCGACGACGGTTATCTTGAAGTCGGCGATCAACAGATGTATTTACCCGAGTACGCCCACGTAAAAAATACAGCCATCACGCTTGGTATTCGCCCAGAGCACTCTGAAGTTTGCGCAGACTTAGTCATGAACACGCTGCCGCTTGAATTACGCATCAGCGTGGTTGAGCCTTTAGGGCCAAATCAATTGGTTCATGGCCTTGTCAACGAACAACCATTTATTGCAGTAACACCCGAAATGATCCTATGCCAAGCGGTACCGCTCGGGTTGAGTATTGATAAATCCAACCTGCACATTTTTGACAGTCATGGCAAACGCATTCACCCGAATAACTTCACATCACAAGAGCCACACGAAGATGCGACAAGCTTAACGACGGCTCTAGCGTAATCGAGTACACTGATATTTAATGCGTTTTTGCGGTGTGTCTTTAAGAAGGATTAATTATGTCGTCTATCATCGTAGGTCATCGTGGGGTAGCAGGTACTCACCCAGAAAATACCAAAGCAAGCATTGAGCAAGCTGCTAAGCTCGGTTTGAAATGGATTGAAGTAGATATCCAGCCAACACAGGATGATCAACTTGTGGTTTGCCATGATCACACTCTGGATCGCTGTAGCGATGGCAAAGGTCGTGTTGATGAACACACCCTTGCAGAACTGCGTCAACTCGATTTTGGCAGTTGGAAATCTGAACAGTTCGCGGGAGAAAAAATACTGACATTGGAAGAGTTACTCGCACTTGTTGAGCAACATAGTCTTAGCGTCAATCTAGAAATTAAAGTCGACAGCCGACACCAGGCGCCTCATGTAGTTGATCTATTGCACGATGAGTTAATTCGCTCAAACCTAGACACCGATAAGGTCTTGCTATCTAGCTTCAGCCACCAAGTTATAACGGAGATAGCTCGTCACTTACCGAGATACCGAGTTGGAGTGATCACAGAGCAACTGACTCAAGCTGACTTGATGCTGATTGATGAGGTCAAAGCGTTCAGCTGTCACATGAATTATAAGCACGTTGATCAGAGCGATCTCGATACACTCAACGAAGCATACGTTCAAATCTGGTGCTACACCGTAAACGATCCGTCTAGCTTCAAATTTCTCTCAAACGTGGACGCGGTATTTACTGATTTTCCTAATGAATTCAGCTCTATTAATTGATAATACGAGCACTGGAAAATAGAACGGAGAGTTAAAAATTAACCGTTAGAAATCTCAAAATTCGATAACAAACAAAAGCGAGTATGGGCAGCTATCAACTACCATTCAATATGGATAGGGGTGCCCATTTTTACGAGTTGGATGAACTCATCCATATCTTGATTGGTTAATGCAATACAACCATCCGTCCAATCAAAGCTTTGAATAAAACTCGGTGAACGACGCTCTCCATTTTTGATGCCGTGGATTTTGATGTTACCTCCAGGGTCCACGTCATTTTGCTCTGCCCATTGCATATCCGAAGGTTGCGGATAATTAATATGTACTGATCGATAAAAATCCGACTCTTCCATCACATAATCGAGCTGGTATTGCCCTTCTGGCGTTCGGTTGTCCCCTTCAAAGCGCTTATGCCCTTTCGGTTGTTTGCCTAGCGCAATACGAAACTCCTGAATCACCTCTTCACCTTTTAGCAGATACATCCTGCGTTTCGATTTATCGACTTTGACTAACGTGACCACTTGCGACAGCGAATCTATCTCAGGAGCGCTATCCGGTACGTTGTAAAACTGTCGTGAGGAGCTTTCAGGCGGGCGCTTCGATGACCCTTGAGACAGCTGAGCTACCTTTTCATCAGGGCTACTGTTAAGAACATCATCGACAATAATCACATGCTCGGAGTTTGAACTGATGGAAGAGGTTGAGTTAGATGAAGACGTTGAGACACGTTGAGAATGAGCCGGTGCAGACTCGAATACGATGGTTTCGATAGCGGTCGCGTCAGAGACTATTTTCTCGACCACGACCTGCTCAGCATTCGCGTTCGAAGCTATAAACACTAAACACTGTGATAAAGGCAGAAGCAGACGCACCTTTAGATCTCCTCAAAACGCATGGACATGGTTCGTGACTGAGTTTCCATTCCTAACGACTCATAGAAACCCTGAGCTTGTTGGTTAAACTCCATTACCTCCAACCTAAGTTCTATTGCCCCTCTCGCTTGCGCCCATTGATTAAACGACTTCATTAACGCTCGGCCAGCACCTTGGCTCTGAACCTGATCGTTCACCACAATCGTATTCACCCTTGCCACCTTGTGCGGCTGAATAAAACTGACGCCTTTGTTCTGCGTTACCTTACCCGCTAAAAAGCCGACGACTTGCTTGTCATCGACTGCAACCAAGAAAGCGCCAAGTGGGTCAAGCATCAAACCTAACCAATACTCTTCACTGTCGGCCAAACCTTGTGACGCTGGCGCAAATACCATAGGTGCACCAAGATGATGTTGACGGTTTATTTGCTCAGAGAGCGCTAAGATCGCGTTAATATCAGTTACCTTGGCCGTCCGGATTTGCATATCATCACCTTGTTTGAATTCAATAACACCTTAGCAAAAATGGCTTAGTTGTGCACCGTTACACTGGTCAACTCAGACGTTCTGTGAAGGCTGATTATTAATATTAGGCACTATGTTTAGGGAAATTGTTCCGTAAATCTCAGGCACATTGCCAGCCGTTGAGTGCTACTATCTCTGCAGAATCAATATAATAACGACGACTAACGACTGGATACCTATATGATTAAGTTTGCTGTAATTGGAACCAATTGGATTACACAAAAGTTTGTTCAAGCTGCTCACGAATCTCAATCGATGCAACTTGCTGCGGTTTACTCTCGAAACCTAGACAGCGCGGCACAGTTCGCCCAAGAATTTGACGTTGAAACGACGTATGACTCACTCGACGCATTGGCCAATGACAACACTGTTGAAGCCGTGTACATAGCTTCCCCTAACTCACTGCATTGCGAGCAATCTATCTTCATGATGGAACATGGAAAGCATGTTATCTGTGAAAAGCCGGTCGCATCGAATATCGAAGAAGCAACACGCATGTTCGAAGTCGCTGAGAAAAACGGTGTGGTGCTGTTTGAGGCGTATAAATCTCAATTCCTACCGAACTTTAAGCAAATTCAACTTGGGTTAGAAAAGATTGGCAAGGTACATAAAGCACACATCAACTACTGCCAGTATTCATCGCGCTACCAAAAATACCTAAACGGCGAGAACCCAAATACCTTCAACCCAGCTTTTTCTAACGGCTCATTGGTCGATATTGGCTTTTACTGTGTTGCCGCGACAGTCGCGCTATTTGGCAAACCTGAAAATGCGCAGGCTTCTGCAAAGCTACTTGATTCAGGCGTTGATGCGCATGGCTGTGCGATCTTCCAATACCCAGAATTTGACGTAACCCTTGCGCACTCCAAAGTGAGCGACTCCTATGCGCCAAGTGAGATCCAAGGAGAGCTTGGAGCAATCATCATTGATCATATCGCCGAATGTACCGATGTTAAGATCCACTACCGTGATGGCAGTATTGAGAACCTCACCCAAGTACAGAGCGAAAACTCGATGAGTTACGAAGCACAAGCCTTTGCAGACTGCATTGGTGGCGATCAAACTACAGAATCTCAAGCAGAACAACGCGCTTTAACCGTTGCTCAGTTAATTACAGAGATGCGTCAGCAAGTTGGTGTCGTTTACCCTGCTGACAAATAGAGCTACCCAGCACGTTAAAATACTGATTTTGAAGACATACTAATTTATGCATAACCAAATTTAATCTTTACGACAAAGAACCGGATTAGTTGATTTAGGTTCGATCTGTTTAAATTCGCGTTCGATATCCATCGTATTTATTTAGTTTGTTGAAGGTGTGTAAAATGTTTTCAGTTGATGATCGCGTTATGGCAACAAAAGGGGTTGATCTTGGTGAAATGGTAGTAACGGGCCTAAGTGCTGGCGGTTTCTACGTTCACGTTACAACGGTAGAAGGCGCAATGCCGCTGACTTACCCAATGCAAGACCTTAAAAAAGCATAGTTTGATTACTCCGCTCATTTAGCAGCCACTCTGCTAAAGATAACAGAATTAAGGCTTTGGCTACTCCTCTTTGTTAGGACGATCAGCCAGAGCCTTTTTTATATCAGCTATTCTCCCCCAGCTCTCTCCGTTGGCTTCCCCATCACAATAAATGCCCTTACCAGTGGCTAATACCACCAACAAAAAACCATTAAAATAAATCACTTAACTTACAACTTGCCTATTTTCAGTTGATATTGGTCATTAGAGAAAGCTTATTTTTAGCAAAAGCTTCTGGTATATTAGCAACATCTTATACTGATAATAACCATGAACTGAGGGAAGCTATGAAGCTTTACATCTACGACCACTGCCCTTTCTGCGCAAGAGTTGCCTACATTGCCCAATCTCTAAGCTTGAATATCGAACTTATTTCTGTCGATTATGATGACGCCCAAACCCTTATCGACCTTATTGGTAAAAAGATGGTACCAGTATTACAGAAAGACGATGGCTCTATCATGGCTGAAAGCTTAGACATCATCGCTTACTTCATGGATTTGAAATCAAGCAACGAACAACGTGAACCGTCAGAGCAGGCTACACTCTTTCAAAACCGTTCGTTCCCTCTCACTCAGCAAATCGGACGCCCACGTTGGTGGAATCTCGATTTGGCTGAATATCGCTCTGTGGGAAGCAAACAAGCTTGGCGTGCAAGTAAAGAGACAGAAGGTTTTAACTTTGAAGAACTCTTAGAAAACACACCGCAATACATCCAACAAATCAACCCATTGCTAAAAGATGCTGAGCTTTTACTGGACTTAGAAAATGGCGAGTCATCACTGCCTATCATTGATCAAGCACTCTATTTCTCGATGCTACGTGGCTTCTGTGTTGAGTCAAGCATCACATGGCCACCAGCACTTGAGCATTGGCTCGAAAAACAGAGCAAAACGCTCAGCATTAAGCTTCTTCGATAATTTGTTAGTTCGATAAGTCATCAACAGCTAACCTAAACGGAAAATCGAAGCGCCTCGACCTATCATCGCTAGCTTCGATTTTATGCTACTCCTCAACTTTCTTTTGTTCCTCAACTCTCTTCACTACAACAAACGTCTTCTCAAACCAGTACGCTCCAAAATTCGTGTCGAAATCTCTTCAACCGATAGTGAAGACGTATTGATGTAAGGTATCGCTTCTCGGCGAAACATCGACTCTACCGTTTGCAATTCATACAAGCATTGCGAGTCACTCGCGTATTCACTGCCCGCTAAACGGCTCTCACGAATCTCCGTCAGCCTTTCTGCATCGATGGTTAAACCAAACAGCTTGTGTCGGTAGATCTCAAATTCAGGCAACAGCTTCAAGCGCGCTAAATCGTCGTGGATGAATGGGTAGTTTGCGACACGCAAACCAAACTGCATTGCCATATACAAGCTTGTCGGTGTCTTACCGCTTCGAGACACACCCAATAGGATGATATCCGCCTCTTCGAGCCCTTTAAGCGTAATGCCATCATCATGAGCCAGCGTGTATTCAATCGCAGCAATACGGTCGAAGTACTTCACTGAATCTTTATTAACACTACGTGAACGCTGCAACTTAGGCACCGGGGCCATCTGGGTATCGTCTTGCACTTTCTGCACAATACTCTCTAGCACGTCATAGCAGTGCGCTGGTGCCTCCAAAAGCTGCTGCTTAATTTGCGGAATCACAATCGAAAAAAAGACCAGAGGCTGGTTACCAGTCTCACGATACGAAATTTCAATCTCTTTTAATAAATCAGAAAGTTTGTCTTCACTTTCAACAAACGGGAAGGTTTTTTCGTTAGCTTCGAACGGGAATTGACCTAGAACAACATGCCCTAAAGTCTCACATGTTATGGCCGTTCCATCAGAAACATAGAATACATCACGACTTTGGATATCAATTTGCATTTTTTATTTAATGTTTAAAATTATTTTGAGTAGGATAGACACCATAATATATATAACGAAACCCTGCTGACTATTACGTCCCCCACAGCTTTGAAAAATACTTAACATTTTTTTTAGCCTTTGCGTAATCGTTTGCTTTTAAATCCCTACAATGCTTGCTATGTTTCTGGAGAAATAAATGCAAAATAATACCCTATGGTTCAATGGCCTATCCATGGAAGATGTCGACAAAGTCGGCGGTAAGAACGCCTCACTGGGCGAGATGGTTTCTAATCTGTCCAATGCTGGTGTTTCTGTACCTAATGGTTTTGCTACCACTTCGTATGCGTTTAACGACTTTCTTGATTACAAAGGTCTTGATGAGCGCATTCACCAACTACTTGATGAACTTGATGTTGAAGACGTTGACGCCCTGCGTAAGACAGGTGCAACGATTCGACAATGGGTTCTAGAGGCCCCCTTCCCAGAATCACTAGAGCAAGACATCCGTGATAACTACCGTGAACTAATTGAAGGCAACGAAGAATTGTCTGTAGCGGTTCGTTCATCTGCAACCGCAGAAGACCTTCCAGATGCTTCTTTCGCAGGCCAGCAAGAAACCTTCCTTAATGTGAAAGGTGTCGACGCTGTACTAGAAGCAACCAAGCACGTTTACGCTTCATTATTTAATGACCGCGCTATCTCATATCGTGTACACCAAGGTTTTGATCATCGTGGCATTTCATTGTCTGCGGGTATCCAACGTATGGTTCGCTCAGACAAAGCCTCTTCAGGTGTCATGTTCACGCTTGATACTGAGTCTGGATTCGACCAAGTGGTATTCATCACCTCTTCTTGGGGTCTAGGTGAAATGGTTGTACAAGGCGCAGTAAACCCAGATGAGTTCTACGTTCACAAGCCAATGCTAGAAGCGGGTCACTACCCAGTTGTTAAAAAGACATTTGGTTCTAAGTTGATCAAGATGATCTACTCAACCAATCAAGAGATTGGCAAGCAAGTTGATATCATCGACACAGATACTCAAGAGCGTAGCGAGTTCTCACTGAACGATGAAGAGATCCAAGAGCTAGCGAAACAAGCGATGATCATCGAGAAGCACTACCAACGCCCAATGGACATTGAGTGGGCAAAAGATGGCATCGACGGCAAGCTTTACATTGTTCAAGCTCGCCCAGAGACTGTATGTTCTCAAAGCGACCAAAACGTTATCGAACGTTACGAGCTAAACAACAAGGCGGATGTCTTGGTTGAAGGCCGTGCTATCGGTCAACGTATCGGCTCAGGCCCAGTTCGTTTGGTTGATTCACTAGACCAAATGTCACTGGTTCAAGAAGGCGACGTCTTGGTAACAGACATGACAGACCCTGATTGGGAACCTGTAATGAAGAAAGCGTCAGCGATTGTGACTAACCGTGGTGGCCGTACTTGTCACGCCGCGATCATCGCTCGTGAACTCGGCATTCCAGCAATCGTTGGTTGTGGTACAGCGACAAGCAACCTGAATGATGGCGACACCGTGACAGTGTCATGTTCTGAAGGCGAAACCGGTTATGTGTACCAAGGTGAGCTCGACTTCGAGATCAAACGTTCTGAGGTTGATGAGCTACCAATGCTGCCAACTAAAGTCATGATGAACGTGGGTAACCCAGATCGCGCATTCGACTTCGCGCAAATTCCAAACGAAGGGGTTGGCCTTGCTCGTTTAGAGTTCATCATCAACAAGATGATTGGTATTCACCCGAAAGCCCTATTAAACTTCGATGCACAAACTGACGAGCTAAAAGCGGAAATCAGTGAACGTATTCGCGGATACAAAGATCCAATCGATTTCTACGTAAGTAAGCTGACAGAAGGCATCGCGACTATCGCGTCTGCATTCTGGCCTAAGCGTGTGATCGTACGTATGTCTGACTTTAAGTCGAACGAGTACAGTAACCTAGTAGGCGGCAAAGAGTTCGAACCACATGAAGAGAACCCAATGCTTGGCTTCCGTGGCGCTTCTCGTTACATCTCACCAGTATTCGAAGATTGTTTCGAGCTAGAAACTCAAGCGATCAAACGTGTTCGCGACGAGATGGGTCTTAAGAACGTTGAAATCATGATTCCATTCGTTCGCACTCCAAGCGAAGCGGCCTCGGTTATCGACATTCTGGCTAAATTCGATCTTCGCCGTGGCGACCAAGGTCTCAAAGTCATCATGATGTGTGAGCTGCCATCAAATGCAATCTTGGCAGAAGAATTCTTGAAGTACTTCGATGGGTTCTCTATTGGTTCAAACGATATGACACAGCTGACACTTGGTCTGGACCGAGATTCAGGTGACGTTGCACACCTATTCGATGAGCGTAACCCAGCCGTGAAAGCAATGCTGAAAATGGCGATCGACGCAGCAACCAAAGCCGGCAAATACGTGGGTATTTGTGGCCAAGGTCCGTCTGACCATGACGACCTAGCTGAGTGGCTAATGGCTCAAGGCATTAGCTCAGTTTCGTTAAACCCGGATACGGTTATCGATACATGGTTGAAGCTAGGTAACGTTACGAATAAGTAACACTTAGCCTAATAATCAGAGTCAACAAAGCCAGTCATCGCGACTGGCTTTTTTTCCCCTCAACGCTAGTCACATCGAGCAGTATTCTCTGACGAAGCTGAATATGTATAGATCTGGTAACATTTATTGGTATCGAACTGACCTTACGCTATCCTTGAGGCAAATCTACATTGAGGGGTTTGTCACTGTGACAAGCCTTGCTTCAAGACTAATAAGAGTGTTATGAATTCAACAATTACAACCCCTTCGCCTTCTCTTAGCCGACAACTCTATACAATGACATGGCCAATGCTGTTTGGAGTGCTCTCACTAATGAGCTTCCAGCTTGTAGACAGTGCTTTCATTGGTCAATTGGGGGTTCTGCCGCTCGCAGTTCAAGGTTTCACGCTTCCAATACAGATGATCATCATTGGTATTCAGGTCGGATTAGGCATCGCAACAACGGCAGTCATTGCGAGAGCCATTGGTGCCAACGAAACACGCTATGCCAAACAACTTGGTGGATTAGTCATTGTAATGGGGAGCGTGAGTGTCGCGCTTTTTTCGTTCATCATCTACCTGCTTCGTGGGCCAATTTTACAGCTTCTCGATGCGCCGCCAACGGTATTACCAATCATTGATTCTTACTGGATCTATTGGTTAGTCAGCTCTTGGACTGGCGCACTACTCTACTTCTTTTACAGTGTCTGTCGTGCTAATGGCAACACTATGCTGCCTGGCTCAATGATGATCGCGACCAGTATCATCAACTTAGTATTGGACCCGATTTTCATCTTTACGCTCGACATGGGCATCAACGGTGCAGCAATTGCGACCATTTTGGCGTTCGGCGCAGGCATCTTTATCGTGGCTCCTAAAGTGACCAAGAAGCATTGGATGACGTTCGACTGGCACGATCTCGACATCGGCAAGAGTGTTCGCTCCATCGGTAATATCATGGGCCCTGCGATGATCAGCCAACTGCTACCGCCAGTCTCTTCTATGTTGGCGACTAAACTGCTTGCTGGCTATGGCACCGCAGCTGTGGCGGCTTGGGCGTTAGGATCTCGTTTTGAGTTCTTCTCAATTGTGGCTGTGCTAGCACTGACGATGTCGATGCCGCCAATGGTTGGCCGTATGTTGGGAGAAAAGAGCCTAGAGAACATACGTAAACTCGTGAAGATTGCCGTCACCTTCGTGTTAGGTTTTCAGTTGGTGGTTGCGCTAGTGACTTGGTTGTTCTCTGGCGGGCTAGCGAGCCTAATGACCAGTGACAATGAGGTCTCAACGATTTTGAATTATCACTTACTGATCGTTCCTATCAGCTTAGGGCCACTGGGTATCTGTATGTTGATGGTTTCGATTTCTAACGCTTTAGGCAAGTCTTACACCGCACTAACGATTTCAGCACTGCGTCTGTTTGCTTTCTTCTTACCTTGCTTATGGGTTGGTTCGCAGCTTGCTGGCATTGAAGGCCTATTCTGGGGCGCCATGGTAGGCAATGTACTTGCCGGCACCTGTGCATGGTTTATGTATCAGCGAGCGCTTGGGCAAGTCGAAGCAAAGCTAGCCAAGTAGGTAATTTGGGAGCTCATCAACCAAGAAACCTCCAAAGAACATTTAATTAGATAGCAGAGCGATTAAGCTCTGCTTTTTAGATAACCTACAATCTTATAGCTCAACTGATGGCATAACAAAGTCGACATATAACGCAAAATTTCCGATTCCAGAAGCTTTAATACCTTCCAAATCTAAATCATTTGTCGAATAAATCATGGAAGAAACCCCCATGTTGCTTAGTTCTATCGCCTTCTTATACTCACTCCCAAGCGAGCCAAGGTTATCACCCCGATACGTCACAGCCCTAATTTTATTTAAATCAATCCACTCAAGAATAAATGGTGTATTTAGATCTATATTTAGTGCGACATTATTAAAACCTAACTTTATTGCTTCATTATATTTATCTACACTGAATACTTCGATAATAGATTTATCTTTATCTATTATATATTTTGAAAGCAAGGCAAGATTTTTTATTTTATCCGTAACTAACACCACGTCATTTCCATCTAGAATATCAATAGCTGTAGATATATTTAATGTTTTATATTCATCATAAATTGTCTTTGATTCAAACTCTTTATAGCTAATAGACCCAGTATTATTAGAATTTGTCATTTCGTGAAAAGACTTCCAATCATGAACAGCAACAATCCTTCCATCCGATGAGATAAGTAGATCTAACTCTATCATCTTGAAACCATGTTCAATTGATTGCTCCATCGCTTCTAACGAGTTTGTATATTTTAATCCATTGATCCCCCCACCGGCATGTGCGATCAAACCACCAGAATTAACGATAATTTCAGAGATATTATTATGTTCATTTGGGTATGCCTTTACATTGCCTCTCCATACATCAATGACTACACTCATCGAAGGGCCGATAACAAAAGCTACCCAAAAACATATGAGAACTAGACAAAATATTGATATTAAGACTCTGATTCCTTTAAGTATCATGACATTTTACCTGTTGAGAATTGGGGCTGATGATAATGTGTGGTTTACCCTGTCAATATTGAGTTTAAACATGTTATTTATAGCAACTATAATAGCATTTGTCGGTAATAGATTTGTATTTCTTCTTCTCACGGTAATAATGACTTTTGATTTCTACTTAAGATTAAACTCTCTAAGCTTAGACTTAGGTGTCTTAGGGTCGGTTTTAGAGTCTAATCGAGGTGAAGTTCTTGAACATATAAAAAGCATTAGTGCCGTAACATATTTAAAGATAATTGTATTTTTCATTCTGGTTTTTCTATCATTTCACATTACCTTAGGAAAGGTTGGTAAGTCATTTTCATTAATTATGTTGATATTATTTTCCAGTATATTAATCACCAAATTTTATAGCTTACATGATAATAAAAAGACGACATATCTCAATGAAGAATACTTAAAAACAATCCATCATGAAGTGTGGTTTAGTTTTTTAGGGCTAATTACAGTTATTAAACCTATTTCTTTATATTATGAACTGTCTCTTCTCGAAGGGGGAAAATCAGTAATCTCTTCAAAATGGGAGAATGTTCATACAAATAAGGTATTAAAGGATATTTACATCGTAAATATTGGTGAATCTGTTATTAAAAATTACTACCCATCGTATAACGAAGAGAATGGAAAGATAAAAGGAGCAGCCATATTTAATGGTGTTCTTTCCCCATCCGTTGTTACATATTTCTCAGTCCCTCGAATATTATCAAAGAGCCTAGATGTAAACAGGCATGATAAAAACTTAAATGTGATAGATCTTGCTAATGATGCTGGAATGAAAACTTATTGGATCTCAAATCAAGCTAAGATCGGGCAGTACGAGACACAGGTATCCGCAATCGCGAGTAGGGCACATTACCAATATTATAAGAATACGTCTTATGATAAAGCCGAACCCGATAACATTATCCTTCCAGAAGTTATCAAGGCGATTCGTGAAGAAACTAAAAGGCCAAAAGTGATTTTCATCCACACCATGGGGTCACATTATGATTTTTGTAAAAGATTTGATGAAGAAATTTCACTAAAATCCTCCGATAACAAGTATCTAGCATGCTATTCAAAATCAGTGGCTTATGGCGTGGCTTTTATAGAGAAGCTTAGAGACCTACTCACGCTGCATGATAAAACATATAAAATCATTTATTTTTCTGACCATGGCCTAACATCTGTAAACGT encodes the following:
- the ugpC gene encoding sn-glycerol-3-phosphate ABC transporter ATP-binding protein UgpC, whose amino-acid sequence is MKNNNKKILIKDNRIQSLDEYKTSHQKTEGTSMSIHNQAGKGHKHNQPVMLGLKNLVKTYENGHRAVKDVSLDIDKGEFLVLVGPSGCGKSSILRSIAGLESISGGEIHLGGRRVDNEKPAQRDIAMVFQNYALYPHMTVYKNLAYGLKNRGVSQHLIEDKIEKVAKTLKIEEYLNRKPAKLSGGQRQRVAMGRAIVRDPQLFLFDEPLSNLDASLRAHMRLEIKKLQRELGVTSVYVTHDQVEAMTLADRIVVLNKGQIEQVGTPREVYHQPASAFVASFIGSPAMNFLSATIDDGYLEVGDQQMYLPEYAHVKNTAITLGIRPEHSEVCADLVMNTLPLELRISVVEPLGPNQLVHGLVNEQPFIAVTPEMILCQAVPLGLSIDKSNLHIFDSHGKRIHPNNFTSQEPHEDATSLTTALA
- a CDS encoding glycerophosphodiester phosphodiesterase family protein, producing MSSIIVGHRGVAGTHPENTKASIEQAAKLGLKWIEVDIQPTQDDQLVVCHDHTLDRCSDGKGRVDEHTLAELRQLDFGSWKSEQFAGEKILTLEELLALVEQHSLSVNLEIKVDSRHQAPHVVDLLHDELIRSNLDTDKVLLSSFSHQVITEIARHLPRYRVGVITEQLTQADLMLIDEVKAFSCHMNYKHVDQSDLDTLNEAYVQIWCYTVNDPSSFKFLSNVDAVFTDFPNEFSSIN
- a CDS encoding L,D-transpeptidase family protein, with translation MRLLLPLSQCLVFIASNANAEQVVVEKIVSDATAIETIVFESAPAHSQRVSTSSSNSTSSISSNSEHVIIVDDVLNSSPDEKVAQLSQGSSKRPPESSSRQFYNVPDSAPEIDSLSQVVTLVKVDKSKRRMYLLKGEEVIQEFRIALGKQPKGHKRFEGDNRTPEGQYQLDYVMEESDFYRSVHINYPQPSDMQWAEQNDVDPGGNIKIHGIKNGERRSPSFIQSFDWTDGCIALTNQDMDEFIQLVKMGTPIHIEW
- a CDS encoding GNAT family N-acetyltransferase — its product is MQIRTAKVTDINAILALSEQINRQHHLGAPMVFAPASQGLADSEEYWLGLMLDPLGAFLVAVDDKQVVGFLAGKVTQNKGVSFIQPHKVARVNTIVVNDQVQSQGAGRALMKSFNQWAQARGAIELRLEVMEFNQQAQGFYESLGMETQSRTMSMRFEEI
- a CDS encoding Gfo/Idh/MocA family protein, with the protein product MIKFAVIGTNWITQKFVQAAHESQSMQLAAVYSRNLDSAAQFAQEFDVETTYDSLDALANDNTVEAVYIASPNSLHCEQSIFMMEHGKHVICEKPVASNIEEATRMFEVAEKNGVVLFEAYKSQFLPNFKQIQLGLEKIGKVHKAHINYCQYSSRYQKYLNGENPNTFNPAFSNGSLVDIGFYCVAATVALFGKPENAQASAKLLDSGVDAHGCAIFQYPEFDVTLAHSKVSDSYAPSEIQGELGAIIIDHIAECTDVKIHYRDGSIENLTQVQSENSMSYEAQAFADCIGGDQTTESQAEQRALTVAQLITEMRQQVGVVYPADK
- the grxB gene encoding glutaredoxin 2, encoding MKLYIYDHCPFCARVAYIAQSLSLNIELISVDYDDAQTLIDLIGKKMVPVLQKDDGSIMAESLDIIAYFMDLKSSNEQREPSEQATLFQNRSFPLTQQIGRPRWWNLDLAEYRSVGSKQAWRASKETEGFNFEELLENTPQYIQQINPLLKDAELLLDLENGESSLPIIDQALYFSMLRGFCVESSITWPPALEHWLEKQSKTLSIKLLR
- the ppsR gene encoding posphoenolpyruvate synthetase regulatory kinase/phosphorylase PpsR, which encodes MQIDIQSRDVFYVSDGTAITCETLGHVVLGQFPFEANEKTFPFVESEDKLSDLLKEIEISYRETGNQPLVFFSIVIPQIKQQLLEAPAHCYDVLESIVQKVQDDTQMAPVPKLQRSRSVNKDSVKYFDRIAAIEYTLAHDDGITLKGLEEADIILLGVSRSGKTPTSLYMAMQFGLRVANYPFIHDDLARLKLLPEFEIYRHKLFGLTIDAERLTEIRESRLAGSEYASDSQCLYELQTVESMFRREAIPYINTSSLSVEEISTRILERTGLRRRLL